The Stigmatella aurantiaca DW4/3-1 genome contains the following window.
AGCTTCTCGCACGACTATGCCTTGAGCCGGCGGGCCCCCGAGTCCATTCACGAGGACCTGGCCCGTGGTGAGCAGGCCATCCTCGCGGCCACGGGCACGCGTCCGGTGGGTTTCCGCGCCCCGGGCTACACGCTGAACGCGGCCCTCTATGCGGCCACGGCGGCGCGGGGCTACCGCTACGGCTCCTCCGCCTTTCCCGCCGCGCCGTACTACGCGGCCAAGGCCACGGTGATGGGCGCGCTCGCGCTGGCCGGGCGTCCCTCGCGCTCGGTGCTCGACAGCCCCAGGGTCCTGCTGGCGCCGCGTGAGCCCTACCGGCCCGACCCCCGGCAGCCCTACCGGAGGGGCACGGGGACAGTGGTGGAACTGCCGATGACGGTGACGCCCGGCGCGCGGTTTCCCTTCATCGGAACGTTCGCGGCCACGCTGCCCATGTCCTTCATCCGCGCGGCGTACCTCGCCTGCCGGGGCTCGGCCCTCTTCAACTTCGAGTTGCACGCGGTGGATGTGCTGGACGCCACGGACGGGATTCCCGCGGAGCTGGTGCGCCAGCAGCGGGACCTGCAAGTGCCCGCGGCGCGGAAGATGGAGCGGCTCGCCACCCTGTTCCGGTGGCTGAAGGCCGATGCCGACACCGTCACGTTGCGGGAGGCGGCCGAACGGTTGGCGCCCGGTCTGTAGACGGCTTCCTCGCGGAGGTTCTGTGGAAGACGCCGTGAGCGCTTCGGCCGGACGAGCCCTCCCGGTGGGAGGAGGGGGATGTTAAAGAGTGGGCCATGTTCGAGCAGCTCGGTGACAAGGTCCGGAAGCAGCTGAAGGGGTGGACGGAACAGATGGCGGGCCAGGAGCGCAAGGACAGGCTCCAGGCGCTCGCCCGCACGGAGAACGAGTACGGGGTGGACCCGTTCGGCTTCAACCTGGACTTCAGCCTCGCCGCGGTCGCGCCCCTGCTCTGGCTGTACCGCCACTACCACCGCGTGGAGACCTTCGGCCTCGAGAACCTGCCCCCCGGCCGCGTGCTCCTCGTCTCCAATCACTCCGGCCAGCTGCCCATGGACGGCGCCATGATTGGCGTGGCCCTGATGATGGAGGCCGACCCGCCGCGCGCCATCCGCAGCATGGTGGAGAAGTGGGTGCCTACCCTTCCGTACATCTCCGCGTTCTTCGCCCGGGTGGGGCAGATTGTCGGCACGCCGGAGAACTGCCGCCGCCTGCTGGCCGCGGGGGAGGCCATCCTCGTGTTCCCCGAGGGCACGCGCGGCATCTCCAAGCTGTGGCCGCAGCGCTACCA
Protein-coding sequences here:
- a CDS encoding polysaccharide deacetylase family protein, producing MASRLASISVDLDSLHHYCRIHGLPETVLDARARGLVYAKAVPRFRELWGALGVPGTFFAIGEDLADAGAAEALRQAQAAGVEIANHSFSHDYALSRRAPESIHEDLARGEQAILAATGTRPVGFRAPGYTLNAALYAATAARGYRYGSSAFPAAPYYAAKATVMGALALAGRPSRSVLDSPRVLLAPREPYRPDPRQPYRRGTGTVVELPMTVTPGARFPFIGTFAATLPMSFIRAAYLACRGSALFNFELHAVDVLDATDGIPAELVRQQRDLQVPAARKMERLATLFRWLKADADTVTLREAAERLAPGL
- a CDS encoding lysophospholipid acyltransferase family protein codes for the protein MFEQLGDKVRKQLKGWTEQMAGQERKDRLQALARTENEYGVDPFGFNLDFSLAAVAPLLWLYRHYHRVETFGLENLPPGRVLLVSNHSGQLPMDGAMIGVALMMEADPPRAIRSMVEKWVPTLPYISAFFARVGQIVGTPENCRRLLAAGEAILVFPEGTRGISKLWPQRYQLQDFGLGFMRLALETDTPIVPVAVIGAEEQAPALMDLKPLARLLGFPSFPITPTGVPIPLPTKYRLYFGEPMRFTGRADDEDSELDKKVRTVRAAIQAMIHQGLKERRSIFW